One genomic window of Tolypothrix sp. NIES-4075 includes the following:
- a CDS encoding recombinase family protein produces MVRSKVVTNAVSIYLRVSTEEQSKSGLGIEAQLELCKSVCERFNYEIAGVFTELGVSGKTQPLERPQFQSAIALAKKTKGRIMVAKLDRLSRNLHQATGFLDNVYDCPEILIAENPTASMLELRLKALIAQEERDMISARTKAALEARKARGEISNGTVGRKVHVEKATAATKDAVTRAKELKSQGYSYQKIADVLNVEGFTTSSGGSWHKQSIHRWLNKQ; encoded by the coding sequence ATGGTGCGTAGTAAAGTTGTAACTAATGCAGTCAGTATATATTTGAGAGTATCCACAGAGGAACAAAGTAAATCTGGCTTAGGAATTGAAGCACAATTGGAATTATGTAAATCAGTTTGCGAAAGATTTAACTATGAGATTGCAGGCGTATTCACAGAATTAGGGGTTAGTGGTAAAACTCAACCATTAGAACGCCCTCAGTTTCAATCTGCGATCGCATTAGCTAAGAAAACTAAAGGACGTATTATGGTTGCAAAACTTGACAGATTAAGTCGGAACTTACATCAAGCAACAGGTTTTTTAGATAATGTTTATGATTGTCCTGAAATTCTAATTGCGGAAAATCCGACAGCTTCAATGCTGGAACTAAGATTAAAAGCGTTAATTGCACAAGAAGAACGTGACATGATATCTGCTAGAACCAAAGCAGCATTAGAAGCAAGGAAGGCGAGAGGTGAAATATCTAACGGTACTGTTGGTAGAAAAGTACATGTCGAAAAAGCAACAGCAGCTACTAAAGATGCGGTTACAAGAGCTAAAGAATTAAAGAGTCAAGGTTACAGTTATCAAAAAATAGCAGATGTTCTTAATGTTGAAGGTTTTACTACTAGCAGTGGCGGTAGCTGGCATAAACAATCAATTCATAGATGGTTGAATAAACAATAG